One part of the Lycium ferocissimum isolate CSIRO_LF1 chromosome 8, AGI_CSIRO_Lferr_CH_V1, whole genome shotgun sequence genome encodes these proteins:
- the LOC132067229 gene encoding probable LRR receptor-like serine/threonine-protein kinase At1g67720 isoform X1, producing the protein MDFLLQSFVLLLCFSSAIVCQVTEFVSIDCGSASNYTDPSTGLAWTSDAGIMGHGKPVVVVNSNVDSQQYQRRRDFPADSKKYCYTLSTKERRRYLVRATFLYGSPAAEGTYPKFQLYLDATKWGTITISESSRIYVKEMIIRAPSNSIDVCLCCATTESPFISTLELRPLNLSMYATDYEDNFYLKVAARVDFGAQSNEPIRYPDDPYDRIWDSDLAKRPNFLVDVAAGTERINTTKYIDTNTREYPPVKVMQTAVVGTKGMLSYRLNLDEFPANARAFAYFAEIEDLGKNETRKFKMEHPYVPDYSNAVVNIAENANGSYTLYEPSYMNITLDFILSFSFRKTRDSTRGPLLSAMEICRYMQISTKTNEQDVSTLNAFRSMSLGSDWTDEDGDPCVPTQWEWVTCSTSIPPRITKITLSGKNVKGDLPRELQDMKGLTELWLDGNSLTGPIPDLSNLVNLRILHLENNKLTGPIPSYLGGLPSLLELDVRNNSLTGEIPSSLLKRKVTFKYEGNSNLRPESKHSKRYKVILGSSIGALVIIILLFAVSIFFLCHFRTKVSHQKSDTKGESMRTSTKPSTTVSIARGGSLMDEGVAYYIPLLEIEEATENFSKKIGKGSFGPVYYGRLGDGKEVAVKTMADSSSHGTKQFATEVALLSRIHHRNLVPLIGYYEDDHQRMLVYEYMHNGTLRDHISESTDKKHLDWLARLKIAEDAAKGLEYLHTGCNPSIIHRDVKTSNILLDINMRAKVSDFGLSRQAEEDLTHVSSVARGTVGYLDPEYYANQQLTEKSDVYSFGVVLLELISGRKPFSTEEYGAEWSIVHWARSLIRKGDVISIMDPALIGHVKVESVWRIAEVAIQCVERHGSSRPRMHEILTAIQDAIKIEKGIDKLSSSGSSKAQSSRKTLLTSFLEIDSPDISHSSLTPSAR; encoded by the exons AGTTTGTAAGTATAGACTGTGGAAGTGCAAGCAATTATACGGACCCGAGTACAGGATTAGCATGGACTTCAGATGCTGGAATAATGGGGCATGGAAAACCAGTTGTGGTAGTGAATTCAAATGTAGACTCACAACAATATCAAAGGCGAAGAGACTTTCCAGCAGACAGCAAGAAATACTGTTATACGTTAAGCACTAAGGAGAGAAGGCGATATCTTGTCAGAGCAACATTTCTATATGGAAGTCCTGCAGCAGAGGGAACATACCCCAAATTTCAGCTCTACTTGGATGCAACAAAGTGGGGAACTATAACCATTTCAGAATCTTCAAGGATATATGTGAAGGAAATGATCATAAGAGCACCTTCAAACTCGATCGACGTGTGCTTGTGTTGTGCTACAACAGAGTCCCCCTTCATATCTACTCTTGAGCTGAGACCTCTAAACTTGTCAATGTATGCCACAGATTATGAAGATAACTTTTACTTAAAAGTAGCAGCAAGAGTAGATTTTGGAGCTCAAAGCAACGAACCTATAAG GTATCCTGATGATCCCTATGACCGTATATGGGATTCGGATCTAGCAAAAAGGCCAAATTTTCTAGTAGATGTGGCTGCAGGCACAGAAAGAATCAACACAACAAAGTACATAGATACAAACACAAGAGAGTATCCACCTGTTAAAGTAATGCAGACTGCAGTAGTTGGGACTAAAGGAATGCTCAGCTATAGGCTGAATCTTGATGAATTTCCAGCAAATGCACGAGCTTTTGCATACTTTGCTGAGATTGAAGACTTGGGGAAAAATGAAACCAGAAAATTTAAAATGGAGCACCCTTACGTTCCAGACTACAGCAATGCTGTGGTGAATATAGCAGAGAATGCAAATGGAAGTTATACTTTGTATGAGCCTAGCTACATGAACATAACATTGGATTTTATACTGTCATTCTCCTTTAGAAAGACTCGTGACTCAACTCGAGGCCCACTACTAAGTGCAATGGAAATATGTAGATATATGCAAATTTCTACGAAGACCAATGAACAAGATG TGAGTACTCTCAATGCCTTCCGCTCCATGTCATTGGGAAGTGATTGGACAGATGAAGACGGCGATCCTTGTGTACCCACGCAATGGGAATGGGTGACTTGCAGCACAAGTATTCCACCAAGAATCACAAAAAT AACACTGTCAGGCAAGAATGTTAAGGGTGACCTTCCTCGTGAGCTACAAGATATGAAAGGATTGACCGAGTT GTGGTTGGATGGAAACTCCCTGACCGGACCAATCCCTGACTTGAGCAATCTTGTTAATTTGAGAATTTT ACATCTTGAGAACAACAAGTTGACTGGTCCAATACCTTCATACCTTGGAGGTTTACCAAGCTTATTAGAACT AGATGTCCGGAATAACAGCCTAACTGGAGAAATACCGTCatctttattaaaaagaaaagtaacttTCAA GTATGAAGGAAATTCTAATCTAAGACCTGAGTCAAAGCATAGTAAACGTTACAAAGTGATACTAGGATCTTCAATTGGAGCGCTTGTGATTATAATTCTTCTATTCGCAGTCAGTATATTCTTTTTGTGCCACTTCAGAACAAAAGTATCTCATCAAAAAAGTGACACAAAAG GCGAATCTATGCGCACAAGCACTAAACCCTCAACAACTGTTTCAATCGCACGAGGTGGATCCTTAATGGATGAAGGTGTAGCATACTATATCCCACTACTTGAGATAGAAGAAGCTACAgaaaatttttcaaagaaaattggAAAGGGAAGTTTTGGACCTGTTTATTATGGAAGACTTGGAGATGGGAAAGAAGTTGCTGTCAAAACTATGGCAGATTCATCAAGTCATGGAACCAAACAATTTGCTacagag GTGGCTCTCTTGTCAAGGATCCATCACAGAAACTTGGTTCCATTGATCGGATACTATGAGGATGACCATCAACGCATGCTTGTCTATGAATACATGCATAATGGAACTCTAAGGGATCACATAAGTG AATCCACCGATAAAAAGCATTTGGACTGGCTAGCACGTCTTAAGATTGCAGAAGATGCAGCCAAAG GCCTTGAGTACTTACATACTGGATGCAACCCCTCAATCATTCATCGAGATGTGAAAACTAGCAACATTCTCTTAGATATAAATATGCGAGCAAAAGTATCTGATTTCGGACTATCAAGGCAAGCTGAAGAAGATTTAACACATGTCTCCAGTGTGGCACGAGGAACCGTTGGCTACCTCGATCCTGA GTACTATGCAAATCAGCAATTGACAGAAAAAAGTGATGTGTATAGCTTTGGGGTTGTCCTTCTGGAATTGATCTCTGGAAGAAAGCCTTTTTCTACTGAGGAATATGGTGCTGAATGGAGCATTGTTCACTGG GCAAGATCATTGATTCGCAAAGGGGATGTGATCAGTATCATGGATCCTGCACTAATAGGACATGTTAAAGTTGAGTCGGTATGGAGAATAGCAGAAGTTGCAATACAATGTGTGGAAAGGCATGGCTCATCCAGGCCAAGAATGCATGAAATCCTCACAGCTATACAGGACGCGATCAAGATAGAAAAGGGGATTGATAAGTTGTCTTCATCAGGAAGTTCAAAGGCACAATCTTCCAGAAAGACACTCTTAACAAGCTTCCTGGAGATAGATAGCCCTGATATATCCCATAGCTCACTTACCCCTTCTGCTAGGTGA
- the LOC132067229 gene encoding probable LRR receptor-like serine/threonine-protein kinase At1g67720 isoform X3 → MDFLLQSFVLLLCFSSAIVCQVTEFVSIDCGSASNYTDPSTGLAWTSDAGIMGHGKPVVVVNSNVDSQQYQRRRDFPADSKKYCYTLSTKERRRYLVRATFLYGSPAAEGTYPKFQLYLDATKWGTITISESSRIYVKEMIIRAPSNSIDVCLCCATTESPFISTLELRPLNLSMYATDYEDNFYLKVAARVDFGAQSNEPIRYPDDPYDRIWDSDLAKRPNFLVDVAAGTERINTTKYIDTNTREYPPVKVMQTAVVGTKGMLSYRLNLDEFPANARAFAYFAEIEDLGKNETRKFKMEHPYVPDYSNAVVNIAENANGSYTLYEPSYMNITLDFILSFSFRKTRDSTRGPLLSAMEICRYMQISTKTNEQDVSTLNAFRSMSLGSDWTDEDGDPCVPTQWEWVTCSTSIPPRITKITLSGKNVKGDLPRELQDMKGLTELWLDGNSLTGPIPDLSNLVNLRILHLENNKLTGPIPSYLGGLPSLLELYEGNSNLRPESKHSKRYKVILGSSIGALVIIILLFAVSIFFLCHFRTKVSHQKSDTKGESMRTSTKPSTTVSIARGGSLMDEGVAYYIPLLEIEEATENFSKKIGKGSFGPVYYGRLGDGKEVAVKTMADSSSHGTKQFATEVALLSRIHHRNLVPLIGYYEDDHQRMLVYEYMHNGTLRDHISESTDKKHLDWLARLKIAEDAAKGLEYLHTGCNPSIIHRDVKTSNILLDINMRAKVSDFGLSRQAEEDLTHVSSVARGTVGYLDPEYYANQQLTEKSDVYSFGVVLLELISGRKPFSTEEYGAEWSIVHWARSLIRKGDVISIMDPALIGHVKVESVWRIAEVAIQCVERHGSSRPRMHEILTAIQDAIKIEKGIDKLSSSGSSKAQSSRKTLLTSFLEIDSPDISHSSLTPSAR, encoded by the exons AGTTTGTAAGTATAGACTGTGGAAGTGCAAGCAATTATACGGACCCGAGTACAGGATTAGCATGGACTTCAGATGCTGGAATAATGGGGCATGGAAAACCAGTTGTGGTAGTGAATTCAAATGTAGACTCACAACAATATCAAAGGCGAAGAGACTTTCCAGCAGACAGCAAGAAATACTGTTATACGTTAAGCACTAAGGAGAGAAGGCGATATCTTGTCAGAGCAACATTTCTATATGGAAGTCCTGCAGCAGAGGGAACATACCCCAAATTTCAGCTCTACTTGGATGCAACAAAGTGGGGAACTATAACCATTTCAGAATCTTCAAGGATATATGTGAAGGAAATGATCATAAGAGCACCTTCAAACTCGATCGACGTGTGCTTGTGTTGTGCTACAACAGAGTCCCCCTTCATATCTACTCTTGAGCTGAGACCTCTAAACTTGTCAATGTATGCCACAGATTATGAAGATAACTTTTACTTAAAAGTAGCAGCAAGAGTAGATTTTGGAGCTCAAAGCAACGAACCTATAAG GTATCCTGATGATCCCTATGACCGTATATGGGATTCGGATCTAGCAAAAAGGCCAAATTTTCTAGTAGATGTGGCTGCAGGCACAGAAAGAATCAACACAACAAAGTACATAGATACAAACACAAGAGAGTATCCACCTGTTAAAGTAATGCAGACTGCAGTAGTTGGGACTAAAGGAATGCTCAGCTATAGGCTGAATCTTGATGAATTTCCAGCAAATGCACGAGCTTTTGCATACTTTGCTGAGATTGAAGACTTGGGGAAAAATGAAACCAGAAAATTTAAAATGGAGCACCCTTACGTTCCAGACTACAGCAATGCTGTGGTGAATATAGCAGAGAATGCAAATGGAAGTTATACTTTGTATGAGCCTAGCTACATGAACATAACATTGGATTTTATACTGTCATTCTCCTTTAGAAAGACTCGTGACTCAACTCGAGGCCCACTACTAAGTGCAATGGAAATATGTAGATATATGCAAATTTCTACGAAGACCAATGAACAAGATG TGAGTACTCTCAATGCCTTCCGCTCCATGTCATTGGGAAGTGATTGGACAGATGAAGACGGCGATCCTTGTGTACCCACGCAATGGGAATGGGTGACTTGCAGCACAAGTATTCCACCAAGAATCACAAAAAT AACACTGTCAGGCAAGAATGTTAAGGGTGACCTTCCTCGTGAGCTACAAGATATGAAAGGATTGACCGAGTT GTGGTTGGATGGAAACTCCCTGACCGGACCAATCCCTGACTTGAGCAATCTTGTTAATTTGAGAATTTT ACATCTTGAGAACAACAAGTTGACTGGTCCAATACCTTCATACCTTGGAGGTTTACCAAGCTTATTAGAACT GTATGAAGGAAATTCTAATCTAAGACCTGAGTCAAAGCATAGTAAACGTTACAAAGTGATACTAGGATCTTCAATTGGAGCGCTTGTGATTATAATTCTTCTATTCGCAGTCAGTATATTCTTTTTGTGCCACTTCAGAACAAAAGTATCTCATCAAAAAAGTGACACAAAAG GCGAATCTATGCGCACAAGCACTAAACCCTCAACAACTGTTTCAATCGCACGAGGTGGATCCTTAATGGATGAAGGTGTAGCATACTATATCCCACTACTTGAGATAGAAGAAGCTACAgaaaatttttcaaagaaaattggAAAGGGAAGTTTTGGACCTGTTTATTATGGAAGACTTGGAGATGGGAAAGAAGTTGCTGTCAAAACTATGGCAGATTCATCAAGTCATGGAACCAAACAATTTGCTacagag GTGGCTCTCTTGTCAAGGATCCATCACAGAAACTTGGTTCCATTGATCGGATACTATGAGGATGACCATCAACGCATGCTTGTCTATGAATACATGCATAATGGAACTCTAAGGGATCACATAAGTG AATCCACCGATAAAAAGCATTTGGACTGGCTAGCACGTCTTAAGATTGCAGAAGATGCAGCCAAAG GCCTTGAGTACTTACATACTGGATGCAACCCCTCAATCATTCATCGAGATGTGAAAACTAGCAACATTCTCTTAGATATAAATATGCGAGCAAAAGTATCTGATTTCGGACTATCAAGGCAAGCTGAAGAAGATTTAACACATGTCTCCAGTGTGGCACGAGGAACCGTTGGCTACCTCGATCCTGA GTACTATGCAAATCAGCAATTGACAGAAAAAAGTGATGTGTATAGCTTTGGGGTTGTCCTTCTGGAATTGATCTCTGGAAGAAAGCCTTTTTCTACTGAGGAATATGGTGCTGAATGGAGCATTGTTCACTGG GCAAGATCATTGATTCGCAAAGGGGATGTGATCAGTATCATGGATCCTGCACTAATAGGACATGTTAAAGTTGAGTCGGTATGGAGAATAGCAGAAGTTGCAATACAATGTGTGGAAAGGCATGGCTCATCCAGGCCAAGAATGCATGAAATCCTCACAGCTATACAGGACGCGATCAAGATAGAAAAGGGGATTGATAAGTTGTCTTCATCAGGAAGTTCAAAGGCACAATCTTCCAGAAAGACACTCTTAACAAGCTTCCTGGAGATAGATAGCCCTGATATATCCCATAGCTCACTTACCCCTTCTGCTAGGTGA
- the LOC132067229 gene encoding probable LRR receptor-like serine/threonine-protein kinase At1g67720 isoform X2 — translation MDFLLQSFVLLLCFSSAIVCQVTEFVSIDCGSASNYTDPSTGLAWTSDAGIMGHGKPVVVVNSNVDSQQYQRRRDFPADSKKYCYTLSTKERRRYLVRATFLYGSPAAEGTYPKFQLYLDATKWGTITISESSRIYVKEMIIRAPSNSIDVCLCCATTESPFISTLELRPLNLSMYATDYEDNFYLKVAARVDFGAQSNEPIRYPDDPYDRIWDSDLAKRPNFLVDVAAGTERINTTKYIDTNTREYPPVKVMQTAVVGTKGMLSYRLNLDEFPANARAFAYFAEIEDLGKNETRKFKMEHPYVPDYSNAVVNIAENANGSYTLYEPSYMNITLDFILSFSFRKTRDSTRGPLLSAMEICRYMQISTKTNEQDVSTLNAFRSMSLGSDWTDEDGDPCVPTQWEWVTCSTSIPPRITKITLSGKNVKGDLPRELQDMKGLTELWLDGNSLTGPIPDLSNLVNLRILHLENNKLTGPIPSYLGGLPSLLELDVRNNSLTGEIPSSLLKRKVTFKYEGNSNLRPESKHSKRYKVILGSSIGALVIIILLFAVSIFFLCHFRTKVSHQKSESMRTSTKPSTTVSIARGGSLMDEGVAYYIPLLEIEEATENFSKKIGKGSFGPVYYGRLGDGKEVAVKTMADSSSHGTKQFATEVALLSRIHHRNLVPLIGYYEDDHQRMLVYEYMHNGTLRDHISESTDKKHLDWLARLKIAEDAAKGLEYLHTGCNPSIIHRDVKTSNILLDINMRAKVSDFGLSRQAEEDLTHVSSVARGTVGYLDPEYYANQQLTEKSDVYSFGVVLLELISGRKPFSTEEYGAEWSIVHWARSLIRKGDVISIMDPALIGHVKVESVWRIAEVAIQCVERHGSSRPRMHEILTAIQDAIKIEKGIDKLSSSGSSKAQSSRKTLLTSFLEIDSPDISHSSLTPSAR, via the exons AGTTTGTAAGTATAGACTGTGGAAGTGCAAGCAATTATACGGACCCGAGTACAGGATTAGCATGGACTTCAGATGCTGGAATAATGGGGCATGGAAAACCAGTTGTGGTAGTGAATTCAAATGTAGACTCACAACAATATCAAAGGCGAAGAGACTTTCCAGCAGACAGCAAGAAATACTGTTATACGTTAAGCACTAAGGAGAGAAGGCGATATCTTGTCAGAGCAACATTTCTATATGGAAGTCCTGCAGCAGAGGGAACATACCCCAAATTTCAGCTCTACTTGGATGCAACAAAGTGGGGAACTATAACCATTTCAGAATCTTCAAGGATATATGTGAAGGAAATGATCATAAGAGCACCTTCAAACTCGATCGACGTGTGCTTGTGTTGTGCTACAACAGAGTCCCCCTTCATATCTACTCTTGAGCTGAGACCTCTAAACTTGTCAATGTATGCCACAGATTATGAAGATAACTTTTACTTAAAAGTAGCAGCAAGAGTAGATTTTGGAGCTCAAAGCAACGAACCTATAAG GTATCCTGATGATCCCTATGACCGTATATGGGATTCGGATCTAGCAAAAAGGCCAAATTTTCTAGTAGATGTGGCTGCAGGCACAGAAAGAATCAACACAACAAAGTACATAGATACAAACACAAGAGAGTATCCACCTGTTAAAGTAATGCAGACTGCAGTAGTTGGGACTAAAGGAATGCTCAGCTATAGGCTGAATCTTGATGAATTTCCAGCAAATGCACGAGCTTTTGCATACTTTGCTGAGATTGAAGACTTGGGGAAAAATGAAACCAGAAAATTTAAAATGGAGCACCCTTACGTTCCAGACTACAGCAATGCTGTGGTGAATATAGCAGAGAATGCAAATGGAAGTTATACTTTGTATGAGCCTAGCTACATGAACATAACATTGGATTTTATACTGTCATTCTCCTTTAGAAAGACTCGTGACTCAACTCGAGGCCCACTACTAAGTGCAATGGAAATATGTAGATATATGCAAATTTCTACGAAGACCAATGAACAAGATG TGAGTACTCTCAATGCCTTCCGCTCCATGTCATTGGGAAGTGATTGGACAGATGAAGACGGCGATCCTTGTGTACCCACGCAATGGGAATGGGTGACTTGCAGCACAAGTATTCCACCAAGAATCACAAAAAT AACACTGTCAGGCAAGAATGTTAAGGGTGACCTTCCTCGTGAGCTACAAGATATGAAAGGATTGACCGAGTT GTGGTTGGATGGAAACTCCCTGACCGGACCAATCCCTGACTTGAGCAATCTTGTTAATTTGAGAATTTT ACATCTTGAGAACAACAAGTTGACTGGTCCAATACCTTCATACCTTGGAGGTTTACCAAGCTTATTAGAACT AGATGTCCGGAATAACAGCCTAACTGGAGAAATACCGTCatctttattaaaaagaaaagtaacttTCAA GTATGAAGGAAATTCTAATCTAAGACCTGAGTCAAAGCATAGTAAACGTTACAAAGTGATACTAGGATCTTCAATTGGAGCGCTTGTGATTATAATTCTTCTATTCGCAGTCAGTATATTCTTTTTGTGCCACTTCAGAACAAAAGTATCTCATCAAAAAA GCGAATCTATGCGCACAAGCACTAAACCCTCAACAACTGTTTCAATCGCACGAGGTGGATCCTTAATGGATGAAGGTGTAGCATACTATATCCCACTACTTGAGATAGAAGAAGCTACAgaaaatttttcaaagaaaattggAAAGGGAAGTTTTGGACCTGTTTATTATGGAAGACTTGGAGATGGGAAAGAAGTTGCTGTCAAAACTATGGCAGATTCATCAAGTCATGGAACCAAACAATTTGCTacagag GTGGCTCTCTTGTCAAGGATCCATCACAGAAACTTGGTTCCATTGATCGGATACTATGAGGATGACCATCAACGCATGCTTGTCTATGAATACATGCATAATGGAACTCTAAGGGATCACATAAGTG AATCCACCGATAAAAAGCATTTGGACTGGCTAGCACGTCTTAAGATTGCAGAAGATGCAGCCAAAG GCCTTGAGTACTTACATACTGGATGCAACCCCTCAATCATTCATCGAGATGTGAAAACTAGCAACATTCTCTTAGATATAAATATGCGAGCAAAAGTATCTGATTTCGGACTATCAAGGCAAGCTGAAGAAGATTTAACACATGTCTCCAGTGTGGCACGAGGAACCGTTGGCTACCTCGATCCTGA GTACTATGCAAATCAGCAATTGACAGAAAAAAGTGATGTGTATAGCTTTGGGGTTGTCCTTCTGGAATTGATCTCTGGAAGAAAGCCTTTTTCTACTGAGGAATATGGTGCTGAATGGAGCATTGTTCACTGG GCAAGATCATTGATTCGCAAAGGGGATGTGATCAGTATCATGGATCCTGCACTAATAGGACATGTTAAAGTTGAGTCGGTATGGAGAATAGCAGAAGTTGCAATACAATGTGTGGAAAGGCATGGCTCATCCAGGCCAAGAATGCATGAAATCCTCACAGCTATACAGGACGCGATCAAGATAGAAAAGGGGATTGATAAGTTGTCTTCATCAGGAAGTTCAAAGGCACAATCTTCCAGAAAGACACTCTTAACAAGCTTCCTGGAGATAGATAGCCCTGATATATCCCATAGCTCACTTACCCCTTCTGCTAGGTGA